One Roseofilum capinflatum BLCC-M114 DNA segment encodes these proteins:
- the sat gene encoding sulfate adenylyltransferase has product MTIHPDGIPPHGGQLINRVVTPEEKQEYLQKADTLPRVQLDDRAFSDLALIAIGGFSPLTGFMEQKDYETVVTDMRLANGLPWSIPITLSVSKEVADPLQEGSWVRLDDPSGRFVGILELTQKYQYNKTHEAQNVYRTDDEKHPGVKVVYEQGEVNLAGPIWLLQRDPHPLFPNYQIDPADTRAAFKEKGWKTVVGFQTRNPVHRAHEYIQKCAMETVDGLLLHPLVGATKSDDIPADVRMRCYEIILENYYPQDRVMLAINPAAMRYAGPREAIFHALLRKNYGCTHFIVGRDHAGVGDYYGTYDAQYIFDEFEPSELGIVPMKFEHAFYCKLTGGMATAKTSPSKPEDRIHLSGTKVRAMLRSGQLPPPEFSRPEVAAELAKAMQSQQ; this is encoded by the coding sequence ATGACTATACATCCTGACGGCATTCCTCCCCATGGGGGTCAACTGATTAACCGAGTGGTTACCCCAGAAGAAAAGCAAGAATATTTACAAAAAGCGGACACTCTTCCCAGGGTACAACTCGACGATCGCGCCTTTTCTGACTTGGCCTTAATTGCCATTGGTGGATTTAGCCCCCTAACCGGTTTTATGGAACAAAAAGACTATGAAACCGTAGTGACCGACATGCGCCTAGCCAATGGACTCCCCTGGTCTATTCCCATCACTCTATCGGTCAGCAAAGAAGTGGCTGATCCTTTACAAGAAGGATCTTGGGTGCGTTTAGATGACCCTTCCGGCCGATTTGTGGGCATTTTAGAATTAACCCAGAAATATCAATATAACAAAACCCATGAAGCCCAAAATGTTTATCGTACAGACGACGAAAAACATCCAGGGGTAAAAGTGGTTTACGAACAGGGAGAAGTCAATTTAGCTGGGCCCATTTGGCTCTTGCAACGAGACCCCCATCCCCTGTTCCCCAACTATCAAATTGACCCGGCAGACACGCGGGCAGCATTTAAGGAAAAAGGCTGGAAAACGGTTGTGGGTTTCCAAACCCGTAACCCGGTTCATCGGGCCCATGAATATATTCAAAAATGTGCCATGGAAACCGTTGATGGTCTCCTGCTCCATCCCCTGGTGGGAGCAACTAAGAGCGATGATATTCCGGCGGATGTGCGGATGCGGTGCTATGAAATTATTCTAGAAAACTATTATCCTCAAGACCGGGTGATGTTGGCAATTAATCCGGCAGCTATGCGCTACGCTGGCCCTAGAGAAGCGATTTTCCATGCTCTTTTGCGGAAAAATTATGGCTGCACTCACTTTATTGTCGGCCGCGATCATGCCGGAGTTGGGGACTATTATGGAACCTATGATGCCCAATATATTTTTGATGAGTTTGAACCGTCAGAGTTGGGCATTGTGCCGATGAAATTTGAACATGCCTTTTACTGCAAGTTAACCGGAGGCATGGCGACGGCGAAAACGAGTCCCAGTAAGCCGGAAGACCGGATTCATTTATCGGGAACGAAAGTGCGGGCCATGTTGCGCTCTGGTCAACTCCCACCCCCAGAGTTTTCTCGCCCAGAAGTGGCGGCTGAGTTAGCTAAAGCGATGCAGTCCCAGCAATAG